A single Aspergillus chevalieri M1 DNA, chromosome 3, nearly complete sequence DNA region contains:
- a CDS encoding PaaI family thioesterase (COG:S;~EggNog:ENOG410PMV5;~InterPro:IPR029069,IPR006683;~PFAM:PF03061;~TransMembrane:1 (i66-83o)), translating into MRHFQSSVALRGFPTAATTRIAVRPRLPLPRSVYLRGSRSRYSTETAPVPPHPQQAQQPRSRLRRFIGFTSIAFFAFTAGLFYQTIQTTSRIMAAPMPSDEETLTSFVPPDAHSQEIEDFIHNHPLSVSLRENPAFTESRPHLKIPEYMRARNLTAGTLAGPNKIVVPPVVFSEEGGKSMISLLYLGSDLSGHPGIVHGGLLATLLDEGLARCCFPALPNKVGVTANLNIDYRLPAMANSYVIMKAETVKVEGRKAWVEGRLETLPKDGQEPAVLVEAKALFIEPRQAAAMSSLYKVT; encoded by the exons ATGCGGCATTTCCAATCGTCCGTCGCGCTTCGGGGGTTCCCCACTGCTGCCACCACCAGGATCGCGGTACGCCCTCGTCTTCCACTCCCTCGTTCTGTATACCTGCGAGGATCTAGATCTCGTTATTCTACTG AAACAGCTCCCGTCCCGCCCCATCCTCAACAAGCTCAACAACCCCGTTCCCGCTTACGCCGTTTCATCGGATTTACTTCTATCGCATTTTTCGCTTTTACTGCTGGCTTATTCTATCAGACTATACAAACCACTTCTCGAATCATGGCCGCCCCTATGCCCTCGGATGAGGAGACCCTCACCAGCTTCGTCCCTCCCGATGCGCACTCGCAGGAGATTGAAGATTTCATCCACAACCATCCCCTTTCCGTCTCTCTGCGCGAGAACCCTGCGTTTACAGAGTCGCGCCCACATTTGAAGATCCCCGAGTACATGCGCGCACGCAATCTCACTGCCGGGACCCTCGCGGGTCCGAACAAGATCGTTGTCCCGCCGGTTGTTTTCAGTGAAGAAGGTGGTAAGAGCATGATTTCACTCCTCTATCTCGGCTCCGATCTCTCAGGACACCCCGGTATTGTTCACGGTGGTCTCCTGGCGACCTTGTTGGATGAAGGTCTTGCGCGGTGCTGTTTCCCCGCTCTGCCGAACAAGGTTGGCGTGACTGCGAACCTGAACATTGATTACCGACTACCCGCAATGGCCAATTCCTACGTTATTATGAAGGCGGAAACAGTCAAGGTGGAAGGTCGCAAAGCGTGGGTGGAGGGCCGCCTTGAGACCCTGCCCAAGGATGGACAAGAGCCAGCGGTTCTGGTGGAGGCGAAGGCGCTC